TGGCACTCCAGTTCAGCCAAAGTTGCTTGAAACAATCGGCTCAGACGCAAAGGATTCAAACAAGAAAAAAGATGAAAAGTAGTCTGGAATTAGATACAGGCTATGCTACAATGCGCGCGCCTCTTTCGTAAAGAGGTCCACGCGACATATACATGGAAAAAAGCACCACAGCAATTGAACATGCGGCAGAGGTTACTCATGCTGTACAGGAAACAGCGACGCACGCTGATTCTGGTATACACATTGCGTTAGCAGCAGAGCAGGTAGGTGTGTTCTTTGGCATCCCAATAACCAATACACTGATTACAAGCTGGATTGTGATGCTTATCCTCGCGACAATTGCTTTTTTTGTCGGTAGAAATTTAAAGGTGATACCTGGGCGCATTCAAATATTCTTTGAAGAGATGCTTTCATTCATTCTTGGATATATGTCTGAGGTACTTGAGGACGCAAAGCTCGCACGAAAACTCTTTCCACTTATCACGACTCTCTTTATTTTCATTGCACTCTCAAACCTCTTAGAATTTACGCCAGGTATCGGAAGTCTTGGTTTTGTTGAAAGTACAAGTCATGGTGAAGTCTTTACCGCAGTGCTGCGAAGTGTAAACACCGACTTGAATGTCACCCTTGCATTGGCAGTGATTGCGTTTCTTACAATTGAGATAGTTGGTGCCGCTACTCTTGGTACGTTAACCTATGCAGGTAAGTTTTTGAACTTTAAATCGGTAATCGGATTCTTCGTAGGAATCATTGAGTTATTTAGCGAATTTGCACGGCTCATTTCATTCTCGTTTCGTTTATTTGGAAATATTCTTGCTGGAGAAGTGCTGATTGTTGTAATTGCTTCGTTCGTCCCGTATTTTTTACCAGTACCAATGATGCTCTTTGAAGTGTTTGTTGGTTTAATTCAGGCAGCAATTTTTGCACTCTTAACTCTTTTCTTTGTTAAGATAGCTATCACAAAACCACATTAGCCTCGACAGCGTCGAGTCTGATGTGGCTCTGTGAAAGTAGTCAGAGTTTTAATAGATAAATTTCATAATATATGGAACTTGAAGTAGCAAAAACACTCGGAATGGCACTTGCTGTTGGACTTGGTGTTATCGGACCAGGTATAGGTATTGGTCTCATCGTCGCAAAAGCACTTGAGGCAATTGGACGAAACCCAGAAGCAGCTGGAAAGGTAACTGCGACTATGTTTATTGGTATCGCATTCACTGAGGCGCTTGCCATTTTCGCATTGGTTATCGCCTTTATCGTTAAATTCGTTTAGCGAGTATGGAAGAAATCGCACGCGTATTTGGACTCAATTGGAAACTGTTTATTGTACAGACAGTTAACTTTGGCGTACTTCTTTTGGTACTGTGGTATTTCTTATACCGACCTGTTCTCAACATGATTGACGCGCGTCGCCAGAAAATTGAAGAAGGTGTCGCAAGTGCTGAAAAAGCACAAGAGCGCCTTGGTGAGATTGAAGGTGAACGAGAAGACGTGCTAAAAAAGGCAACGACTGAAGCTGATGAAATACTTTCAACTTCAAAAGACCGTGCGCAGGAGAAAGCATCAGAAATTGTTACTGAAGCGGGAAACCGTGCTGAATCTCTTGTTGAGAGTGCACAGCAACGTGCTGAGGAAATGAAAGAACAGGCACTGCGTGAAAGTAAGGAGGAAATTGGGAAAGCTGCAATTCTTGCAGCTGAACAAATTCTAAAGAAAAAATAATATGCCAGCAGAGTACGCACATGCACTACACAATACCCTTAAAAAAGCATCCACAAAAAGCGAGGCTAGTGGCCACGTTGACGCATTAGTTGCAGCTCTACAAAAGTCTGGGAAGTTGAAAGCACTCCCTGCAATTTTGCGTGAGTATGAAAGAATTGAGCTTCGCAAGAACGCACACAAGCCAACTCTTACACTTTCGGACACAAAGGACGAAGGTATTGCACGTAAAGAGTTGGAGCAGAGGTTGGGAGAAAAAATCAGTGATGTCGCTATCGAAACGGATGAAAATCTAGTTGGTGGGTGGCGCTACATACATAACGACACACTTTTAGACACAAGTTACAAAGCAGCATTATTAGAATTGTACCGTCGAGTTACAGCAGTTTAATAGCAAATTACACACAGTATGGATACGTTAATTATTGAAAAAATCCAAAAGGAAATCGAAAAGTTTGAACACACAACTGATGTTGAAAAAGTCGGGCGTGTCGTTCGCGTTGGTGACGGTGTCGCCGAAATTGAGGGACTAGAAAATGCAGTCATGAGCGAAATGGTGCTCTTTGATGATTCAAGCGACCTAAGTCTTGAAGACGCAATGAACAAGAGTGACGCACTCTATGGTCTTGTACTTAACCTTGAAGAGGATTCTGTAAAGGTAGTGGTACTTGGTGACGTATCTCGTGTGGGAGAAGGAATGCTCGTGAAGAGTACGGGGCGCGTTCTTTCGATCCCTGTTGGAGACGAACTGCTCGGACGTGTGGTAAACACACTTGCTGAACCGCTTGATGGTAAAGGGACAATAGACGCAAAAACATTTTCACCTATTGAGCGCGAAGCATACGGAGTACTTGACCGACAATCAGTCGACACACCACTACACACGGGTATTAAGGCTATCGACTCTATGGTTCCGATTGGTCGCGGACAACGTGAACTTATTATTGGTGACCGATTCACTGGTAAGACAACCATTGCAATTGACGCAATCCTCAACCAAAAGAACGAGCCGGCTGAAACACGGCCGATTTGTATCTATGTTGCTGTTGGACAAAAGGAATCAAAAACTGCTCGCATTGTTGCACAGCTTGAAGAAGCGGGCGCAATGGAATACACAATCGTCGTTTCAGCCTCTGCAGCCTCTCCTGCTGCACTACAATTCCTTGCACCATTTGCTGGAGCAACGATTGGTGAGTACTTTATGGATAGTGGCCGTGATGCGCTCGTGATTTATGACGACCTCTCAAAGCAAGCTGTGGCGTATCGACAACTTTCACTATTGCTACGACGACCACCGGGGCGAGAAGCGTATCCGGGGGATATTTTCTACCTGCACTCACGACTACTTGAGCGAGCAGCGAAATTAAATGATGAAAAGGGAGGTGGTTCTCTAACCGCACTTCCAATTATTGAGACACAAGAAGGTGATGTGTCTTCGTATATTCCAACAAACGTGATTTCTATTACCGATGGACAGATTTTCTTGGACGCAAACCTTTTCAACAAAGGTACACGTCCAGCTATTGATGTTGGTAACTCGGTATCACGTGTGGGTTCTGCAGCCCAAACGAAAGCCATGAAGTCTGTCGGTGGTTCTATTCGTATCGAGCTTGCACAGTTCCGCGAACTTGAAGCCTTTATGCAGTTTGCGCAAGACCTTGATGAAGCAACAAAGCAACGTATCGATCGCGGACGACGAATGACTGAACTTCTCAAGCAACGTAATGGTGAACCTCTTTCATTTGAAAAACAAGTTGTATCTATTTACGCTGGTATAAACGGACTCTTTACTGATGTTGAAGCAGAACAGGTAACCACGGTAGAAAGTGTATGGCTAGAATACATGGACGGTCAACATAATGACCTTCTTACTGCTATCCACACAACCGGAAAAATTGAAGACGAAACAACCCAACAACTAGACAAAGCGATGGAGAGCTTTAAGAATGCACGCTCTGAACTCTTCACAATGAGTGAATAATCTATATGGCAGGTCTTAAACAGTTAAAATTGAAGCGGCAGTCAGTGATGAAGACGCGACAAGTGACGCGTGCTATGGAAGCGGTATCTGCTGTAAAGATGCGTAAAAGCCAAGAACGCGCGCTTGGCGGACGTGCCTACGCTACAGGTGCACTGCGTATTTTGAATCACGTGACACACGCTGTTGGTCTTTCTTCACACCCACTCTTTGAAGAACGTGCTACGGGCGCAGTTGGTTTAATTATTGTAACAAGTGACAAAGGTCTTGCTGGCTCACTCAACAGTGCGGTTATCAAAAAAGTTGATGCGTTCCTAAAGGCGCCTGAGCACAAAGATGCAGAAAAGGTTTTTATTTGCATCGGTCGCCGAGGGCACGACTACATCCAAAACCGTGACCTGAAAGTAATCCACTTCGAGGAAAACAAAAACGACGACTTCACCGAAGTTGATATGGAACGAATAACCAAAGCTGTGCTTACCGAGTACGAAGACAGCACGCTTCGTTCGTGGGAAGTTGCCTACACAAACTTTCAATCTACTTTTGAACAAGAAGCGGTAACACGGCAATTGCTTCCATTACATACTGACTCTCTCGAAAAAGTTATTGAAGGTATCACTCCAGAAAGCGGTAAGTATTCTGAAGAAGAGAAATCAGAAAAATCTTTCGCCTTTACCGTAGAGCCAAATGCTGATGAGATTCTTGAGGCAATTATCCCAAACCTTGTGAATATTTTTGTATACCACACGTTGCTTGAGACAAAGGCTTCAGAACACTCAGCACGTATGGTTGCTATGAAGAACGCAACTGATAAAGCAACTGAATTGAGTCACGAGCTTATGTTGAAGTTCAATAAAGCACGCCAAGCGGTCATCACGAGCGAAGTGAGTGAAATTACTAGCGGTATCGAAGCTATGAAATAATTTGTATGGAAAACTCAAAAAATAATGAAGCAATGGCCCGATTAAAAAACATCTTGGATGCAACTGAAGCTCATAGGGAGGTATTTGAGAGTATGGTTAAAAGAATAATCTCTGCACGGGCTGAAACAGAAGTAAGCCTTGAAACAGCGAGAAAAATAGTTGAGAGTCTTGAAACCTTTGCTCTTGATGCAATTAGTGCACAACCTACTGTAAGTGCTAAAGCGTTAGGGATTGCCTTACAACAAGCCACTGATGTATATCTTGAAGAAAATATTGGGGAAATTATGGAAGAAAATAAAATACTAAGACAGTCCCGATTAGAAGAATTTATCAGAACTATCGCACCACATTTAAAGCCTAATTGGGAAAAGTAAAGTGATTAGCATGAGAACAAAATTACAAAGCATTAACCAAATTATTATGAACACAGGAACAATAAAAGAAATCATCGGACCGATTGTAGACGTGCACTTTAGAGATAAGATACCAGCCATCCAACATGCGCTTGAAGTAAAGCGTGGAGATGGGCGTGTTGTGCTTGAAGTTGCACAACATCTTGGACTCGACCGAGTGCGCTGCATCGCAATGAGCGACACTGCAGAACTTTCTCGTGGTATGGAAGTGACCGACACTGGTGACGCGATTTCTGTTCCTGTTGGTCAAGAAAGTTTGGGTCGTATGTTCTCTGTTCTTGGTGACCCAATTGATGGGAAAGGTGAAGTGAAGGGGGAACGTCGCGGAATCCACCAGGCACCACCCGAATTCTCAGAACAGCAAACCAAAGCCGAAGTGTTTGAAACCGGCATAAAAGCAATTGACCTTATGACTCCTTTTATTAAGGGAGGAAAGGTTGGACTCTTTGGTGGAGCGGGCGTTGGAAAAACAGTTTTGATTCAAGAACTTATTCACAACGTTGCGTCCGAACACGGTGGGCATTCAGTGTTTGCCGGAGTAGGAGAGCGTGTGCGAGAAGGTAACGACCTCTACCACGAAATGAAAGAATCTGGTGTGCTTGATAAAACGGCACTTGTGTTTGGACAAATGAATGAAGTACCAGGAGCACGAGCTCGTGTTGCGCTTTCAGCTCTCACCATGGCTGAAGCCTTCCGTGACGAAGGCGGAAAAGACGTTCTGTTCTTCATGGATAACGTATTCCGATTTGTACAGGCCGGTTCTGAAGTATCATCACTTCTTGGACGTGTTTCTTCTGCCGTTGGGTATCAGCCAACGCTTGCTGAGGAAATGGGGCTTCTGCAGGAACGTATTACTTCAACTAAGAGTGGTTCTATTACGTCTGTACAAGCGGTATACGTACCAGCTGACGACCTCACTGACCCAGCACCAGCAACAACTTTTGCTCACCTCGACTCAACAGTGGTACTTAGCCGTGCGCTTGCACAGCTTGCCATTTACCCTTCAATCGACCCACTAGAATCTGCATCGACCGCGCTTGCGCCTGAAATCGTAGGGGAAGAACACTACCGAGTTGCTAACGAAACAAAGCGTGTACTTCAACGATACAAAGATTTGCAAGACATTATTGCCATTCTTGGTATCGAAGAACTTTCAGACGAAGACAAAACATTAGTATACCGAGCACGAAAGATTCAGAAGTTCCTTTCACAACCATTTAATGTTGCAGAAATTTTCACTGGAAAAGCTGGACAGTATGTGTCGCTTGAAGAAACTATTCGCGGGTTCGGAGAGATACTCGATGGAAAACACGACAAAGTAGACGAGCAAGATTTCTACATGAAGGGTGGTATTGACGAAGTTCTTGCAGCAGGAAATAAATAATCTCTATGTCAGATAAATCATTTACATTGCAAGTAGTTACCGTTGCTGACGCGCTTTTTGACGGGCAAGCAACAGAACTGCACTGCAAAGGTTCTGATGGACAGATGGTTGTTCTTGCGCACCATGAACCATTTATAACTCGTATTGAAAAAGGAACCTTGAAAGTTGTACCGACAACAGGGGAGCCGCAAGAATTTCCAATAGTAAGCGGCGTGCTTGAAGTTGCAGACAACAAAGCAGTGGTGTTATGCTCAAGGGGTGAGTAGAACATTCCAACGGAAAAAAGAAAACTTTGTGTGTGACAATTGCGGCGCGAATGTAGTAGGTAGTGGCTATACGAACCACTGCCCAGAGTGTTTGTGGAGTAAGCATGTTGATGTCTATCCTGGAGACAGAGCAGCACAATGTGGTGGGCTTATGAAGCCCATCGAAGTACTTCGAGAAGGAGACTCGTATATACTGCTACATAAGTGTATACACTGTCAGTACGTTAAGAAAAACAAATTGGCTCGCGAGGACAATATGGAAACAGTTATCGCGCTTGCGCAAGAAATAGCAAATAAATGAATACTCACGATTTAGTTTACGTAGTACATAAACATGTTGGGGAAACTCCACTTCAGGCAATTGAAGCATCGCGTGCTGAGCGTGGTATTGCTGACGGTATTCCTATGGCGTACGCGGGAAGACTTGACCCAATGGCAGAAGGAAAGCTGTTAGTACTTACAGGAGAAAAGTGTAAAGAGATTAAAAAATTCTGGGATTTAGATAAGGAATATAAGATATCGGTAGTTCTTGGAATATCCAGTGACTCGCATGACGTGCTTGGCCGCCTTTCTTATTCTGCTAATCCACTTAAAACAATCGACGCAGCTGAAATCAAAAAAGCTGTTAAGGATTTTGAGGGCGAATATAGCTGGCCCTATCCTGTCCTTTCATCTAAACCAGTAAAAGGGAAGCCTCTATTCCAGTGGTTCTTGGAAGATAGACTCGATGAAATTGAGATTCCGAAGTCGGAGGGTAAAATTTTTAATATAGAACTAACAAATATACGGACAGCGACCCCAAAGGAACTGAAAAAACGTACGCTCGAAAAGATTCACGCACTGGCAATCGTAACTGATGAATCAAAGCGTTTAGGACGTGATTTTAGGCGTCATGAGGTTATAGATTCCTGGAACACGTGGTACAAAACAGATGCTCAACCATTACAAGTACTCGATATTACCTGTACTGCAAGCTCAGGTACCTACATGCGCACACTGGCACATGAGTTAGGAGAACGATTAGGAACTGGTGCTTTGGCTCTTGAAATAAACAGAACAGAAGTAGGGAAGTACGCACAGTTTGGACCTCTTAAATTTTGGAGAAAAAAATACTAGAAAAATATGGACATCCGATGTCCATATTTTAATATAAGAGCTTCACTACAGAGTTTAAAAGTACACAAGAGATTACCTTGACCAAGGTTCGACCTTGGTCAAAATATACGCATGCCAGTAGGTTATATATATCAGTTAACTGATATATTTCTTCATCTATGAGGGCGAGAAGAAAACTGTATTGAATTGTGTTTAAGAAGACGTTTAAAAATAGTTTCTTGAATACTCCAGTTAACTGGAGTATTTGATGTATGATTGAAATTTTAACGGTAAACGCCTCAGTAATTGAGGCGTTTAGTAAAAAGACCGCACAACAGTGCAGTCTTTTTACCTTTTCTATTCTTCAAACTTTCCGGGCCACCGAGCGTAGATTGAAGGCACCAAGAGCAAAGTAATAATGGTTGCAAAGGCAAGTCCGAACATCAACGCGTACGCCAACGGCACCCAAATAGCTGCAGCAAAGAGAAGTGGTACTACACCAATCACTGTTGTTAAAGCAGTTAAGAGCACGGGGCGTAATCGTGATGTTGTTGCATCGACAATAATCTCGTTAACAGACTTCGTATCTCCAAAACGACGGCGTTGTGTATTGATGGTATCAACAAGAATAATAGAGTTATTTACCACAATACCCGAGAGCGCAATGAATCCCATAATGGAAGGGAAGGAGAGTGGACTTCCGGTTATCATTAAGCCGCCAAAGACTCCGATAAGTGAAAGTGGGACAATTGCGAGCACATACACAGCATAGCGGAATGAATTGAACTGAAGTACAAGAATAGCAAACATACTTACCATTCCAATAATGAGTGCGACGAACATATCTTTAAATGATTGATCAACGTCTTCACTCTCTCCACCAACGGAAATAGAGACGCTCTCAGGAAGTACATACTCCTCAATCTTCTCTTCAAACTCTGCTGAGATTTTTACGGCGTTTCCTTCCTCGGTGAGGCGGCTTGAAACTGTTGCGATACGCTCACCATCGTCGTGTCGAATGGCCGAGCGGCTTGGTTGTATTGATACCGTAACGAAGGATGAAAGGGGGACAACTCCCGTTGGTGTTGCGACTTCAATTTGTGCAAGTGTGTCTATGGTCGTTGCATTTGTTGCAAATGCGTCGGCACCATCTTGTGTATCAAGTGCGAGGCGAGTGATGACATCAATGTCATCACCGAGTTGTTTAATTTCCGTTGCTTCTTCGCCATACAGAGCTGCACGAAGAGTTGTTGCGATAGTTCCAATACTTACGCCTTGAGCAATTGCCTCAGCTCGATTAATACTGAATACAAACTCATTGGTATTATTTTTTGTGCTTGATGTAATGTCAGTGGTGCCAGAAATTTCTTCAAGTACTCGCTCAACGACAGTCGCAGCTTCTTCTAAGTCCGTAAGGCTGTCACCTGAGAGGGTAATCGTCACTGGGGCAAGCGACGGAGGACCATCGCTTAGCTGATCGACACGCATCTGGGATGTATGAATCTCACTGAGCTCTCCTCTAATATCATCGATGATTTCAGTACTTTCTCGCTCTCTATCTTCATCGAGTGTAATAAAGATGTTTGCAAACCGAGCGTTAGACGACGAGCCGCCTGTGGTATTTCCAAAGGCACTGGTGCGCCCTACTGTTGTCACAAAAGAGGTTGCTTCAGGAATGGTGTAGAGAATCTCTTCAGCTTTACGGATTTCTAAATCAGTTCGCTCGAGGATGCTTCCCGTTGGTAGTTCAGCTTCAATGAAAATCCAATCGGAGTCAGTATCTTCAAAGAAGATAACATTCACTGCACCAGTTATTGGGAGAGATAGAGACACTACAAAGAGAGCAAATAGGGTAACAATAATTGTGTTTTGAGATTCACGACTTGCAAGGAATCGGGACAGATGCGCTCGATACCATTCTTCG
This genomic stretch from Candidatus Kaiserbacteria bacterium harbors:
- the atpF gene encoding F0F1 ATP synthase subunit B; its protein translation is MEEIARVFGLNWKLFIVQTVNFGVLLLVLWYFLYRPVLNMIDARRQKIEEGVASAEKAQERLGEIEGEREDVLKKATTEADEILSTSKDRAQEKASEIVTEAGNRAESLVESAQQRAEEMKEQALRESKEEIGKAAILAAEQILKKK
- a CDS encoding F0F1 ATP synthase subunit alpha is translated as MDTLIIEKIQKEIEKFEHTTDVEKVGRVVRVGDGVAEIEGLENAVMSEMVLFDDSSDLSLEDAMNKSDALYGLVLNLEEDSVKVVVLGDVSRVGEGMLVKSTGRVLSIPVGDELLGRVVNTLAEPLDGKGTIDAKTFSPIEREAYGVLDRQSVDTPLHTGIKAIDSMVPIGRGQRELIIGDRFTGKTTIAIDAILNQKNEPAETRPICIYVAVGQKESKTARIVAQLEEAGAMEYTIVVSASAASPAALQFLAPFAGATIGEYFMDSGRDALVIYDDLSKQAVAYRQLSLLLRRPPGREAYPGDIFYLHSRLLERAAKLNDEKGGGSLTALPIIETQEGDVSSYIPTNVISITDGQIFLDANLFNKGTRPAIDVGNSVSRVGSAAQTKAMKSVGGSIRIELAQFRELEAFMQFAQDLDEATKQRIDRGRRMTELLKQRNGEPLSFEKQVVSIYAGINGLFTDVEAEQVTTVESVWLEYMDGQHNDLLTAIHTTGKIEDETTQQLDKAMESFKNARSELFTMSE
- the atpB gene encoding F0F1 ATP synthase subunit A — its product is MEKSTTAIEHAAEVTHAVQETATHADSGIHIALAAEQVGVFFGIPITNTLITSWIVMLILATIAFFVGRNLKVIPGRIQIFFEEMLSFILGYMSEVLEDAKLARKLFPLITTLFIFIALSNLLEFTPGIGSLGFVESTSHGEVFTAVLRSVNTDLNVTLALAVIAFLTIEIVGAATLGTLTYAGKFLNFKSVIGFFVGIIELFSEFARLISFSFRLFGNILAGEVLIVVIASFVPYFLPVPMMLFEVFVGLIQAAIFALLTLFFVKIAITKPH
- the atpE gene encoding ATP synthase F0 subunit C, with translation MELEVAKTLGMALAVGLGVIGPGIGIGLIVAKALEAIGRNPEAAGKVTATMFIGIAFTEALAIFALVIAFIVKFV
- the atpD gene encoding F0F1 ATP synthase subunit beta; this translates as MMNTGTIKEIIGPIVDVHFRDKIPAIQHALEVKRGDGRVVLEVAQHLGLDRVRCIAMSDTAELSRGMEVTDTGDAISVPVGQESLGRMFSVLGDPIDGKGEVKGERRGIHQAPPEFSEQQTKAEVFETGIKAIDLMTPFIKGGKVGLFGGAGVGKTVLIQELIHNVASEHGGHSVFAGVGERVREGNDLYHEMKESGVLDKTALVFGQMNEVPGARARVALSALTMAEAFRDEGGKDVLFFMDNVFRFVQAGSEVSSLLGRVSSAVGYQPTLAEEMGLLQERITSTKSGSITSVQAVYVPADDLTDPAPATTFAHLDSTVVLSRALAQLAIYPSIDPLESASTALAPEIVGEEHYRVANETKRVLQRYKDLQDIIAILGIEELSDEDKTLVYRARKIQKFLSQPFNVAEIFTGKAGQYVSLEETIRGFGEILDGKHDKVDEQDFYMKGGIDEVLAAGNK
- the atpG gene encoding ATP synthase F1 subunit gamma, which translates into the protein MAGLKQLKLKRQSVMKTRQVTRAMEAVSAVKMRKSQERALGGRAYATGALRILNHVTHAVGLSSHPLFEERATGAVGLIIVTSDKGLAGSLNSAVIKKVDAFLKAPEHKDAEKVFICIGRRGHDYIQNRDLKVIHFEENKNDDFTEVDMERITKAVLTEYEDSTLRSWEVAYTNFQSTFEQEAVTRQLLPLHTDSLEKVIEGITPESGKYSEEEKSEKSFAFTVEPNADEILEAIIPNLVNIFVYHTLLETKASEHSARMVAMKNATDKATELSHELMLKFNKARQAVITSEVSEITSGIEAMK
- a CDS encoding F0F1 ATP synthase subunit epsilon, with product MSDKSFTLQVVTVADALFDGQATELHCKGSDGQMVVLAHHEPFITRIEKGTLKVVPTTGEPQEFPIVSGVLEVADNKAVVLCSRGE
- a CDS encoding F0F1 ATP synthase subunit delta, with protein sequence MPAEYAHALHNTLKKASTKSEASGHVDALVAALQKSGKLKALPAILREYERIELRKNAHKPTLTLSDTKDEGIARKELEQRLGEKISDVAIETDENLVGGWRYIHNDTLLDTSYKAALLELYRRVTAV
- a CDS encoding RNHCP domain-containing protein — encoded protein: MSRTFQRKKENFVCDNCGANVVGSGYTNHCPECLWSKHVDVYPGDRAAQCGGLMKPIEVLREGDSYILLHKCIHCQYVKKNKLAREDNMETVIALAQEIANK